The Aestuariibaculum lutulentum genome segment GAATGCTTCGCATTTGAAGCAATTGTTTGAGCTCTTTATACTTTTGTAAAAAGTTTAAAAGCGAGTGTGCAAAGCCCGACCCGAAACATAGTGGAGGGTAACGCCCTATAGGTTGTCGTTAGCATACCACTCGGCGTACGAACTATCTGTTTCCTGAAGTTTTAGCGAGTGTAGCGTAATGTGTTCTGGCAGACGTTTCATAATTTTTTTTGCAAAGTCGATTACCATCATCTCGCTGGTTGGCTGGTAATCTACTAAAAGCACATTGTGGCCGCGATCTTCAAGTTCTTTAGCCAACTCGACATGAGGTGTATTTTTGTTAAAAACCGTGGCGTGATCGAAGACATTTACAATTTCCTCTTTTACAATTTTTTTAAGGTCTCCAAAGTCTATAACCATGCCGTATTTTACATTGTTTTTGTCTGAAATGGGTTTGCCAAATACAGTTACAGATAGTTTATAGCTATGCCCGTGTACATTTTTACACTTACCATCGTACCCGTAAAGGGCGTGTCCAGTTTCGAAAGAAAACAGTTTTGTTATGCGGATATAGGTCATCAAAATAAAAAAATTTAATACAAAGATATTCATTTTGTAAAAGCAATTAGATTTTAGTTTACATTTGCGCGCTTTTATCCACTCAGGATTGATAGTTTTTATGTCTTAA includes the following:
- a CDS encoding 6-pyruvoyl trahydropterin synthase family protein; the encoded protein is MTYIRITKLFSFETGHALYGYDGKCKNVHGHSYKLSVTVFGKPISDKNNVKYGMVIDFGDLKKIVKEEIVNVFDHATVFNKNTPHVELAKELEDRGHNVLLVDYQPTSEMMVIDFAKKIMKRLPEHITLHSLKLQETDSSYAEWYANDNL